Proteins found in one Mustela lutreola isolate mMusLut2 chromosome 12, mMusLut2.pri, whole genome shotgun sequence genomic segment:
- the LOC131812465 gene encoding protein S100-A10-like: MPSQMEHAMETMMFTFHKFAGDKGYLRKEDLQVLMEKEFPGFLENQKDPMAVDKIMKDLDQCRDGKVGFQSFFSLIAGLTIACNDYFVVHMKQKGKK, encoded by the coding sequence ATGCCGTCTCAAATGGAACATGCCATGGAAACCATGATGTTCACATTTCACAAGTTTGCTGGTGATAAAGGCTACTTAAGAAAGGAGGACCTGCAAGTACTCATGGAAAAGGAGTTCCCTGGATTTTTGGAAAATCAGAAAGACCCTATGGCCGTGGACAAAATAATGAAGGACCTCGACCAGTGCCGAGATGGCAAAGTGGGCTTCCAGAGCTTCTTCTCGCTAATCGCAGGGCTCACCATTGCATGCAATGACTATTTTGTAGTACACatgaagcagaagggaaagaaatag